From Pseudoxanthomonas sp. YR558, the proteins below share one genomic window:
- a CDS encoding sulfate ABC transporter substrate-binding protein — MTHSFLRRHARSALLAFGLTLAVAASAKDVELLNVSYDPTREFYREFNTAFAAEWQKTKQQKVSIETSHGGSGKQARSVIDGLEADVVTLALAYDVDSISQRAKLFPANWQSRLPENSAPYTSTIVFLVRKGNPKKIRDWHDLLKPGVSVITPNPKTSGGARWNYLAAWAYGLKIFKGDEAKTRNFVRALFRNVPVLDTGARGATTTFVQRGIGDVLLAWENEAFLSIEELGPDKFDIVVPSLSILAEPPVALVDRNVDKHGTRDVAQAYLKYLYSPTGQRLAAKHYYRPRYPQYAAPEDVARFPKLELVTIDGVFGSWAKAQATHFADGGVFDQIQAK; from the coding sequence ATGACGCATTCCTTCCTCCGCCGCCACGCCCGCAGCGCACTGCTGGCATTCGGCCTCACGCTCGCGGTCGCCGCCAGTGCCAAGGACGTCGAGCTGCTCAACGTTTCCTACGATCCCACGCGCGAGTTCTACCGCGAGTTCAACACCGCCTTCGCCGCCGAGTGGCAGAAGACCAAACAGCAGAAGGTCAGCATCGAGACCTCGCACGGCGGTTCGGGCAAGCAGGCGCGTTCGGTGATCGATGGCCTGGAGGCCGACGTGGTCACGCTCGCATTGGCGTACGACGTGGATTCCATTTCGCAACGCGCCAAGCTGTTTCCCGCGAACTGGCAGTCGCGCCTGCCCGAGAACAGCGCGCCGTATACCTCGACCATCGTGTTCCTGGTACGCAAGGGCAATCCGAAGAAGATCCGCGACTGGCACGACCTGCTGAAGCCCGGCGTATCGGTGATCACGCCCAACCCGAAGACATCCGGTGGCGCGCGCTGGAACTACCTCGCCGCGTGGGCTTACGGGCTGAAGATCTTCAAGGGCGACGAGGCCAAGACGCGCAACTTCGTGCGCGCGCTGTTCCGCAATGTGCCCGTACTCGACACCGGCGCGCGCGGCGCCACCACCACGTTCGTGCAGCGTGGGATCGGCGATGTGCTGCTGGCCTGGGAGAACGAAGCCTTCCTGTCGATCGAAGAGCTGGGGCCCGACAAGTTCGACATCGTCGTGCCTTCGCTCTCGATCCTGGCCGAGCCGCCGGTGGCGTTGGTGGACCGCAACGTGGACAAGCACGGCACGCGCGACGTCGCGCAAGCCTACCTGAAGTACCTGTATTCGCCGACCGGCCAGCGGCTCGCGGCCAAGCACTACTACCGCCCACGCTATCCGCAGTACGCGGCGCCGGAAGACGTGGCGCGCTTCCCGAAGCTTGAACTGGTCACCATCGACGGCGTGTTCGGTTCCTGGGCTAAGGCACAGGCCACGCATTTCGCCGACGGCGGCGTGTTCGACCAGATCCAGGCGAAATAG
- a CDS encoding sulfate/molybdate ABC transporter ATP-binding protein: MSIKIEHLQKTFGNFTALDDVSLDIRQGELLALLGPSGSGKTTLLRVIAGLEQADSGRVLFDGEDAATLSVQARRAGFVFQHYALFRHLTVEENIGFGLRVRRGKARVAEAAVRARVAELLSLVQLDGLDGRYPAQLSGGQRQRVALARALAIEPRVLLLDEPFGALDAQVRRDLRRWLRELHDRTGLTTVFVTHDQEEALELADRVAILNRGRIEQLGSPADAYDAPASPFVYSFVGAVNRLPARWESGELHAAGLPLTAKGARGQGDAEVFVRPEDLRLVDDGAGWPATIVGVQRNGPRLRIRARLDAGDQMEIELPSDFHGPATHTGQAIHLAPKRYGWFPRDGAKAPA, translated from the coding sequence ATGAGCATCAAGATCGAGCACCTGCAGAAGACGTTCGGCAACTTCACGGCGTTGGATGACGTTTCCCTCGATATCCGTCAGGGCGAGTTGTTGGCCTTGCTCGGCCCTTCCGGCTCTGGAAAGACCACGCTGCTGCGCGTAATCGCGGGGCTCGAGCAAGCCGACAGTGGTCGCGTGCTGTTCGATGGCGAGGATGCTGCCACGCTCAGCGTGCAGGCGCGGCGTGCGGGCTTCGTCTTCCAGCATTACGCGCTGTTCCGCCACCTGACGGTGGAAGAGAACATCGGCTTCGGTCTGCGCGTGCGTCGCGGCAAGGCCCGCGTCGCCGAAGCCGCCGTGCGTGCGCGCGTCGCTGAACTGTTGTCCCTGGTGCAGCTCGATGGCCTCGACGGCCGCTACCCGGCGCAGTTGTCGGGCGGACAGCGCCAGCGCGTCGCACTGGCCCGTGCGCTCGCCATCGAGCCGCGCGTGCTGCTGCTGGACGAACCTTTCGGCGCGCTCGATGCGCAGGTACGTCGCGATCTGCGCCGTTGGCTACGCGAGTTGCACGACCGCACCGGGCTCACCACCGTCTTCGTGACCCACGACCAGGAGGAAGCCCTGGAACTGGCCGACCGTGTCGCCATCCTCAATCGTGGACGGATCGAGCAACTGGGGAGCCCGGCGGACGCCTACGATGCGCCTGCATCGCCCTTCGTCTATTCCTTCGTCGGTGCCGTGAACCGCCTGCCCGCGCGCTGGGAGTCCGGAGAGCTGCATGCAGCGGGGTTGCCGCTGACGGCGAAGGGTGCGCGCGGGCAGGGCGACGCGGAGGTTTTCGTGCGGCCGGAAGACCTCCGCCTGGTCGATGACGGTGCGGGCTGGCCGGCGACCATCGTCGGGGTCCAGCGCAACGGGCCGAGATTGCGGATCCGCGCGCGCTTGGACGCTGGCGACCAGATGGAGATCGAGCTGCCGTCGGACTTTCACGGTCCGGCCACCCACACGGGACAGGCGATCCACTTGGCACCAAAACGGTACGGATGGTTTCCCCGCGATGGTGCAAAGGCACCAGCGTGA
- a CDS encoding TorF family putative porin: MKPVKLCTALATALLLALPMSAFAQDAEEEESPFSATFTATSDYVFRGVSQTDNKPAFQVGATYSAPFGLYAGAWASNVDFGRGGPDIEVDYFVGWNKDLNDSWNIDLGVNRYTYERASSDYGDIDYNEYLAKVTWSGPVTVGGILAYADDYSNTGAEEIYAGVSASYDIGDSGFSVGASTGYTAIDAGSEGRADYYDGSITVSKAFGPATATLGYYDTFGSDASELRSASDIYKPGLVFTIGIAVP, from the coding sequence ATGAAGCCCGTCAAGCTCTGCACCGCCCTCGCCACCGCCCTGCTGTTGGCGTTGCCGATGTCCGCCTTCGCCCAGGACGCAGAGGAAGAAGAATCCCCGTTCAGCGCAACCTTCACCGCGACGTCGGACTACGTGTTCCGTGGCGTGTCCCAGACGGACAACAAGCCCGCCTTCCAGGTCGGCGCGACGTACTCCGCTCCGTTTGGTCTGTATGCCGGTGCCTGGGCGTCGAACGTCGATTTCGGCCGGGGTGGCCCTGACATCGAAGTGGATTATTTCGTCGGCTGGAACAAGGATCTCAACGATTCCTGGAACATCGACCTGGGCGTGAACCGTTACACGTACGAACGCGCTTCCAGCGACTATGGCGACATCGACTACAACGAGTACCTCGCGAAGGTGACCTGGAGCGGCCCGGTTACGGTCGGCGGCATCCTGGCTTACGCGGATGACTACAGCAACACCGGCGCCGAGGAAATCTATGCCGGCGTTTCCGCCAGCTACGACATCGGCGACAGCGGCTTCTCGGTGGGTGCGAGCACCGGTTACACCGCGATCGATGCGGGTAGCGAAGGCCGCGCCGACTACTACGACGGCTCCATCACCGTGTCCAAGGCATTCGGCCCGGCGACCGCGACCCTGGGGTACTACGACACGTTCGGTTCGGATGCGTCCGAGCTGCGCAGCGCGTCGGACATCTACAAGCCGGGCCTGGTGTTCACGATCGGCATCGCCGTTCCCTGA
- the tdh gene encoding L-threonine 3-dehydrogenase produces MTQTMKALVKREAGKGIWMEELPVPQPGPNEVLIKLEKTAICGTDLHIYLWDEWSQRTIKPGLTIGHEFVGRIAQLGSAVTGYEVGQRVSAEGHIVCGHCRNCRGGRQHLCPNTVGIGVNRNGAFAEYMVMPASNLWPIPDQIPSELAAFFDPYGNAAHCALEFDVVGEDVLITGAGPIGIIAAGICKHIGARNVVVTDVNDFRLKLAADMGATRVVNVANQSLKDVMADLHMEGFDVGLEMSGNPRAFNDMLDCMYHGGKIALLGILPKGAGVDWDRIIFKGLTVQGIYGRKMYETWYKMTQLVLSGFPLGKVLTHQLPIDDFQKGFDLMEQGKAGKVVLSWN; encoded by the coding sequence ATGACGCAGACGATGAAGGCGCTGGTGAAGCGCGAGGCCGGCAAGGGCATCTGGATGGAAGAACTTCCCGTCCCACAGCCCGGCCCCAACGAGGTGCTGATCAAGCTGGAGAAGACCGCCATCTGCGGCACCGACCTGCACATCTACCTGTGGGACGAGTGGAGCCAGCGCACCATCAAGCCCGGCCTGACCATCGGCCACGAGTTCGTCGGCCGCATCGCCCAGCTCGGCTCCGCGGTGACCGGCTACGAAGTCGGCCAACGCGTGTCGGCCGAGGGCCACATCGTCTGCGGCCATTGCCGCAACTGCCGCGGCGGTCGCCAGCACCTGTGTCCCAACACCGTCGGCATCGGCGTGAACCGCAATGGCGCCTTCGCCGAATACATGGTGATGCCCGCCAGCAACCTGTGGCCGATCCCGGACCAGATCCCCAGCGAGCTGGCCGCGTTCTTCGACCCTTACGGCAATGCCGCGCACTGCGCGCTTGAATTCGACGTGGTCGGCGAGGACGTGCTGATCACCGGCGCCGGCCCCATCGGCATCATCGCGGCGGGCATCTGCAAGCATATCGGCGCACGCAACGTGGTGGTCACCGACGTCAACGATTTCCGCCTGAAGCTGGCCGCCGACATGGGCGCCACCCGCGTGGTCAACGTGGCCAACCAGTCGCTCAAGGACGTGATGGCCGACCTGCACATGGAAGGCTTCGACGTGGGCCTGGAGATGAGCGGCAACCCGCGCGCCTTCAACGACATGCTCGACTGCATGTACCACGGCGGCAAGATCGCCCTGCTCGGCATCCTGCCCAAGGGCGCCGGCGTGGACTGGGACCGCATCATCTTCAAGGGCCTCACCGTGCAGGGCATCTACGGCCGCAAGATGTACGAGACCTGGTACAAGATGACGCAACTCGTGCTGAGCGGCTTCCCGCTGGGCAAAGTGCTGACCCACCAGTTGCCGATCGACGATTTCCAGAAGGGCTTCGACCTGATGGAACAGGGCAAGGCCGGCAAGGTGGTATTGAGCTGGAACTGA
- the kbl gene encoding glycine C-acetyltransferase, which yields MSNPLTAHYAATLDDIRAQGLFKAERIITGPQSAEITLEDGRTVLNFCANNYLGLADHPDIIQAAKDALDTHGFGMASVRFICGTQDLHKQLEKTIADFFGTEDTILYAACFDANGGLFEPLLGEDDAIISDALNHASIIDGVRLCKAKRFRYANCDMADLEAQLQAADAAGCKTKLITTDGVFSMDGFIAPLDEITALAKKYGALVHIDECHATGFLGATGRGSAEVKGVMDRIDIFTGTLGKAMGGALGGFTTARKEVIELLRQRSRPYLFSNSLPPHVVSAGIKAFEMLSSAGELREQLRENTAYFRERMTAAGFDIKPGVHPISPVMLYDAPLAQRFAARLLEEGIYAIGFFFPVVPKGQARIRTQMSAAHTREHLDRAIDAFIRIGRELGVVPA from the coding sequence ATGTCCAACCCGCTGACCGCCCACTACGCCGCCACCCTGGACGACATCCGCGCCCAGGGCCTGTTCAAGGCCGAACGCATCATCACCGGACCGCAGTCCGCCGAGATCACCCTGGAAGACGGGCGCACGGTGCTGAATTTCTGCGCCAACAACTACCTGGGCCTGGCCGATCACCCCGACATCATCCAGGCCGCGAAGGATGCGCTGGACACGCACGGGTTCGGCATGGCGTCGGTGCGGTTCATCTGCGGCACACAGGACCTGCACAAGCAGTTGGAGAAGACGATCGCCGACTTCTTCGGCACCGAGGACACCATCCTCTACGCCGCCTGCTTCGATGCCAACGGCGGGTTGTTCGAGCCGCTGCTGGGCGAGGACGACGCGATCATCTCCGACGCACTGAACCACGCTTCGATCATCGACGGCGTGCGCCTGTGCAAGGCCAAGCGCTTCCGCTACGCCAACTGCGACATGGCGGACCTCGAGGCGCAGTTGCAGGCCGCCGACGCGGCTGGTTGCAAGACCAAGCTGATCACCACCGACGGCGTGTTTTCGATGGACGGCTTCATCGCACCACTGGACGAGATCACGGCGCTCGCGAAGAAATACGGCGCGCTGGTCCATATCGACGAATGCCACGCCACCGGTTTCCTCGGCGCGACGGGTCGCGGCTCGGCGGAAGTGAAAGGGGTAATGGACCGTATCGACATCTTCACCGGCACCCTGGGCAAAGCGATGGGCGGCGCGCTGGGCGGCTTCACCACGGCGCGCAAAGAGGTGATCGAGCTGTTGCGCCAGCGCTCGCGTCCCTATCTGTTCTCCAATTCACTGCCGCCGCACGTCGTCTCGGCCGGTATCAAGGCGTTCGAGATGCTGTCCTCGGCCGGAGAGCTGCGTGAGCAGTTGCGCGAGAACACCGCCTACTTCCGCGAGCGCATGACGGCCGCCGGCTTCGACATCAAGCCTGGCGTGCACCCGATCAGTCCGGTGATGCTGTACGACGCGCCGCTCGCGCAGCGTTTCGCTGCAAGGCTGCTGGAAGAAGGGATCTACGCGATCGGCTTTTTCTTCCCGGTCGTCCCGAAGGGCCAGGCGCGCATCCGCACGCAGATGAGCGCGGCGCACACGCGCGAGCACCTGGATCGCGCCATCGACGCGTTCATCCGCATCGGCCGCGAACTGGGCGTGGTGCCGGCGTAA
- the cysW gene encoding sulfate ABC transporter permease subunit CysW, translating to MGDTISAVIALPPESVSVEPRATASPRPRSATSEPIWVQVLLVLGALGFLLSFLVLPLILVFVEALRGGAAAFLAAVSEADALAAVKLTLLVTSIVVPLNLVFGVAAAWAVSKHEFRGKRWLVTLIDLPFAVSPVVAGLIYVLIFGAQGWAYALVDEGWRLSLPLLGELHVQLPKIIFALPGIVLATIFVTFPFIARELMPLMEQQGTDEELAALSLGATGWQTFWRVTLPNIRWALLYGVLLCSARALGEFGAVSVVSGHIRGRTNTLPLHVEILYNEYAYSAAFAAASLLALTALLTLALKTWLEWRHGEALAANHRH from the coding sequence ATGGGCGACACCATCTCGGCCGTCATCGCCTTGCCGCCGGAGTCCGTATCCGTGGAGCCTCGTGCCACCGCTTCGCCGCGCCCACGCAGCGCGACCAGCGAACCCATCTGGGTGCAGGTGCTGCTCGTGCTCGGCGCGCTGGGTTTCCTGCTGTCGTTCCTCGTGCTGCCGCTGATTCTGGTCTTCGTGGAGGCGCTGCGCGGCGGTGCCGCGGCGTTCCTCGCCGCCGTGAGCGAAGCCGACGCCCTGGCGGCCGTGAAGTTGACGCTGCTGGTGACCTCGATCGTGGTGCCGCTCAACCTCGTATTCGGTGTGGCGGCGGCGTGGGCCGTCAGCAAGCATGAGTTCCGCGGCAAGCGATGGCTGGTGACGCTGATCGATCTGCCGTTCGCGGTATCGCCCGTGGTGGCCGGCCTGATCTATGTCTTGATCTTCGGCGCGCAAGGCTGGGCATATGCGCTGGTCGACGAAGGCTGGCGCCTGTCGCTGCCGCTGCTGGGCGAGCTGCACGTTCAGTTGCCGAAGATCATCTTCGCGTTGCCCGGCATCGTACTGGCGACGATCTTCGTTACGTTCCCTTTCATCGCGCGCGAGTTGATGCCGCTGATGGAGCAGCAAGGCACCGACGAAGAGCTCGCCGCGCTCAGCCTGGGCGCCACCGGCTGGCAGACGTTCTGGCGGGTCACCTTGCCGAACATCCGCTGGGCGCTGCTGTACGGCGTGCTGCTGTGCAGTGCGCGTGCGCTCGGCGAATTCGGTGCGGTCTCCGTGGTGTCGGGCCATATCCGCGGCCGCACCAACACGCTGCCGCTGCACGTGGAGATCCTCTACAACGAGTACGCCTACAGCGCGGCGTTCGCGGCAGCGTCATTGCTCGCGCTCACCGCGTTGCTGACGCTGGCACTGAAGACCTGGCTCGAATGGCGTCACGGCGAAGCCCTGGCCGCCAACCACCGGCATTGA
- a CDS encoding pseudouridine synthase yields MARVLSKQGVCSRSDAARWIMEGRVSVDGRVVRDPEFPIVAGRHVVRVDGQAPASTPRHYLMLNKPRGLVTTARDEQGRDTVYRCFEGADLPWLAPVGRLDKASEGLLLFTNDPEWAARITDPAHGPDKTYHVQVDCVPDPALFEALQAGAHVEGERLSARHARLLRAGERNAWLEIVLDEGRNRQIRRLLEAFDIGVLRLVRVAIGPLALGTLAKGAWRPLDAGERDALAPTGGR; encoded by the coding sequence CTGGCGCGCGTGTTATCCAAGCAGGGCGTGTGCTCGCGCAGCGACGCGGCGCGTTGGATCATGGAAGGGCGCGTTTCCGTAGATGGGCGCGTCGTCCGTGATCCCGAATTCCCCATCGTCGCTGGCCGTCACGTAGTGCGTGTGGATGGCCAGGCACCAGCTTCGACGCCGCGTCACTACCTGATGCTCAACAAGCCGCGCGGCCTGGTCACCACCGCCCGCGACGAACAGGGCCGCGACACGGTGTATCGCTGCTTCGAAGGCGCGGATTTGCCGTGGCTCGCGCCCGTGGGGCGACTGGACAAGGCGAGCGAAGGGTTGCTGCTGTTTACCAACGATCCGGAGTGGGCGGCGCGCATCACCGATCCTGCGCATGGCCCGGACAAGACCTACCACGTACAGGTCGATTGCGTGCCTGACCCCGCCTTGTTCGAGGCTCTGCAGGCCGGCGCGCACGTCGAAGGTGAGCGTCTTTCCGCGCGCCATGCGCGGCTGCTACGGGCGGGCGAGCGCAACGCGTGGCTGGAGATCGTGCTCGACGAAGGCCGCAACCGGCAGATACGCCGGCTCCTTGAAGCATTCGACATCGGCGTGCTGCGGCTGGTGCGGGTGGCTATCGGTCCGCTGGCGCTGGGGACGCTAGCGAAAGGCGCATGGCGTCCCCTGGATGCCGGTGAGCGTGATGCGCTCGCGCCGACGGGCGGACGCTGA
- a CDS encoding porin, with protein MRTHSGSGKHAGKGSTLLAALACCLALPVSAQSQPTVEQLLQRLEALERRVGEAPPAVADEQGEGAPSTLGDLDQRLRVLERRLELQQEEAATKAKEAPVVAVNDKGASLKSANGDYEIKIRGLLQGDGRFFSSGVPSGTYDTFLLRTARPTIEGTLGKWIGFRFTPEFAGDSASIVDAYADLKFSPAASVRLGKFTSPVGLERLQSSSALSDIERALPSELAPNRDIGVQLQGELAGSKVSYAIGVFNGTVDGRDAVTTNPDDEFEYAGRLFFEPFKDGAGFWSGLGFGIGGSVGDTVGTGNNILPRYRTPGQVQFFNYRSAVAADGRRTRWSPQGYFYRNRFGLLAEYIASKQELQVGATAAELENTAWQATASYVLTGEDASYRGVVKPSHPFSPGKGGWGAWELVGRYGVLEIDDRAFPVFADPAVSARQAKSWTLGVNWYLTSNLKLVLNYLDTQFEGGAAAGADREDEKAVFSRLQVAF; from the coding sequence ATGCGGACACACTCGGGCTCAGGCAAGCATGCAGGCAAGGGCAGCACCCTCCTGGCCGCGCTGGCCTGTTGCCTCGCCTTGCCCGTGTCCGCACAGAGCCAGCCCACCGTGGAACAACTGCTGCAACGCCTGGAAGCTCTGGAGCGCCGCGTGGGCGAAGCACCGCCTGCGGTTGCGGACGAGCAGGGTGAGGGTGCGCCTTCCACGCTGGGCGATCTGGACCAGCGCCTGCGGGTGCTGGAGCGCCGGCTGGAGCTGCAGCAGGAGGAAGCGGCCACCAAGGCGAAGGAGGCTCCCGTGGTCGCCGTCAACGACAAGGGCGCCTCGCTGAAGTCGGCCAACGGCGACTACGAGATCAAGATCCGTGGCCTGCTGCAGGGCGATGGACGCTTCTTCAGCAGTGGCGTGCCGTCGGGCACCTACGACACCTTCCTGCTGCGCACGGCGCGACCGACCATCGAAGGCACGCTGGGCAAGTGGATCGGCTTCCGCTTCACCCCGGAATTCGCCGGCGACAGCGCGAGCATCGTCGATGCGTATGCCGACCTGAAGTTCTCGCCGGCGGCCAGCGTGCGTCTGGGCAAGTTCACTTCGCCGGTCGGCCTCGAGCGACTGCAGTCGTCGTCGGCGCTGTCCGACATCGAGCGCGCGCTGCCCAGCGAACTCGCGCCGAACCGCGACATCGGCGTGCAGCTGCAGGGCGAACTGGCGGGTAGCAAGGTCAGCTACGCGATCGGCGTGTTCAACGGCACGGTCGATGGCCGCGATGCGGTGACGACCAACCCCGATGATGAATTCGAGTATGCCGGGCGACTGTTCTTCGAACCTTTCAAAGACGGCGCCGGCTTCTGGTCGGGGCTGGGCTTCGGTATCGGTGGCAGCGTCGGCGACACGGTGGGTACCGGCAACAACATTCTGCCGCGCTATCGCACGCCGGGGCAGGTGCAGTTCTTCAACTATCGCAGCGCCGTCGCCGCGGACGGACGCCGGACGCGCTGGTCGCCGCAGGGCTACTTCTACCGCAACCGCTTCGGCCTGCTGGCCGAGTACATCGCCTCCAAGCAGGAACTGCAGGTCGGCGCGACGGCGGCCGAACTGGAGAACACGGCCTGGCAAGCCACGGCCAGCTATGTGCTCACCGGCGAGGACGCGAGCTATCGCGGCGTGGTGAAGCCGTCGCATCCCTTCAGTCCCGGCAAGGGCGGGTGGGGTGCCTGGGAGTTGGTCGGCCGCTACGGCGTTCTGGAAATCGATGATCGCGCGTTCCCGGTGTTCGCCGATCCCGCCGTGTCGGCGCGCCAAGCGAAGTCCTGGACGCTGGGCGTCAACTGGTACCTCACCAGCAACCTGAAGCTGGTCCTCAACTATCTCGACACGCAGTTCGAAGGCGGAGCCGCCGCTGGCGCCGACCGTGAGGACGAGAAGGCCGTGTTCTCGCGACTGCAGGTCGCATTCTGA
- a CDS encoding OmpA family protein produces MNKKILCAALLGGLSLANTAMAQEFDDRWYLTGSAGWNQQDTDRRTEDTQFLTLGLGKFISPNWSLDGELNYQNPNFNFNSDLNWSQYGVSLDLRRHFIQDGRGWNPYIVTGLGMQRSEEEYVINAPNSPAQRRDNNLAAKLGVGLQTTFDKRIAVRAEVAYRADFDDQSYTAEGGIHQQEESWFGDVLASVGVVIPLGPKAEAAPAPAPAPTTTCADLDDDGDGVNNCDDKCPGSQAGQTIGPDGCPVQVSIDLKGVNFDFDKSTLRPDAIAILSEAAEILKRYPDLRVEVAGHTDLCGKDAYNQSLSQRRSQTVYDYLTSNGVDASRLVGPVGYGESRPLEPTAQTLPGCKSERNRRTELNVQN; encoded by the coding sequence ATGAACAAGAAGATTCTCTGCGCCGCGCTGCTGGGCGGCCTGAGCCTCGCAAACACCGCGATGGCGCAGGAATTCGATGATCGTTGGTACCTGACCGGTTCCGCTGGCTGGAACCAGCAGGATACCGATCGTCGTACCGAAGACACCCAGTTCCTGACCCTGGGCCTGGGCAAGTTCATCAGCCCGAACTGGTCGCTCGACGGTGAGCTGAACTACCAGAACCCGAACTTCAACTTCAACAGCGATTTGAACTGGAGCCAGTACGGCGTTTCGCTGGACCTGCGTCGCCACTTCATCCAGGACGGTCGCGGCTGGAACCCGTACATCGTGACGGGTCTGGGCATGCAGCGCTCGGAAGAAGAGTACGTGATCAACGCCCCGAACTCGCCGGCGCAGCGTCGTGACAACAACCTGGCCGCCAAGCTGGGCGTGGGCCTGCAGACCACCTTCGACAAGCGCATTGCCGTGCGTGCCGAAGTGGCCTACCGCGCCGACTTCGACGATCAGAGCTACACCGCCGAAGGCGGCATCCACCAGCAGGAAGAGAGCTGGTTCGGCGACGTGCTGGCTTCGGTCGGCGTCGTGATTCCGCTGGGCCCGAAGGCGGAAGCCGCCCCGGCCCCGGCCCCGGCTCCGACCACCACCTGTGCGGACCTGGATGACGACGGCGACGGCGTCAACAACTGCGACGACAAGTGCCCCGGTTCGCAGGCTGGCCAGACCATCGGTCCGGACGGCTGCCCGGTGCAGGTCTCGATCGACCTGAAGGGCGTGAACTTCGACTTCGACAAGTCGACGCTGCGTCCGGACGCGATCGCGATCCTGAGCGAAGCCGCCGAGATCCTGAAGCGCTACCCCGACCTGCGCGTCGAAGTGGCCGGCCACACCGACCTGTGCGGCAAGGACGCTTACAACCAGTCGCTGTCGCAGCGTCGTTCGCAGACCGTGTACGACTACCTGACCAGCAACGGCGTCGACGCCTCGCGTCTGGTGGGCCCGGTGGGTTACGGCGAGAGCCGTCCGCTGGAGCCGACCGCGCAGACCCTGCCGGGCTGCAAGAGCGAGCGTAACCGTCGTACGGAACTGAACGTCCAGAACTGA
- the cysT gene encoding sulfate ABC transporter permease subunit CysT produces the protein MAVVAPALPGRTRTRRVIPGFGLSLGYTLLWLGLIVLIPLVGVFAKASGLGLAGLWAVWTEPRVLAALRISFGTALAAAAFNAVMGTLVAWVFVRYRFPGKRLFDAMIDLPFALPTAVAGIALTALYGPTGWIGQWLEAAGVKVAYTPLGITVALIFIGLPFVVRVVQPVLAEVELELEEAAATLGASRWQTVRRVVLPTLWPAVLAGFALAFARGVGEYGSVIFIAGNLPGVSEIAPLLITIKLEEFDYEGATAIAAAMLLLSFALLLVINTLQARLQRTGKRAGG, from the coding sequence GTGGCGGTAGTGGCGCCCGCATTGCCGGGAAGGACGCGCACGCGACGCGTCATTCCCGGCTTCGGCCTCAGCCTCGGCTACACGTTGTTGTGGCTGGGGCTGATCGTGTTGATTCCGCTGGTAGGCGTGTTCGCCAAGGCGAGCGGCCTGGGACTGGCGGGACTGTGGGCGGTCTGGACCGAGCCGCGTGTGTTGGCCGCATTGCGCATCAGCTTCGGCACGGCGCTCGCGGCGGCTGCGTTCAACGCGGTGATGGGCACGCTGGTCGCGTGGGTGTTCGTGCGCTACCGGTTCCCGGGCAAGCGCCTGTTCGACGCCATGATCGATCTGCCGTTCGCACTGCCGACAGCCGTCGCTGGCATCGCGCTGACCGCGCTCTATGGCCCGACGGGCTGGATCGGCCAATGGCTGGAGGCCGCGGGCGTCAAGGTGGCCTACACGCCGCTGGGCATCACGGTGGCGCTGATCTTCATCGGGTTGCCGTTCGTGGTGCGCGTGGTGCAACCCGTGTTGGCGGAGGTGGAGCTGGAGCTGGAGGAGGCTGCCGCGACGCTCGGCGCCAGCCGCTGGCAGACCGTGCGGCGCGTGGTGCTGCCGACGTTGTGGCCGGCAGTGCTGGCGGGATTCGCGCTCGCGTTCGCGCGTGGCGTGGGCGAGTACGGTTCGGTCATCTTCATCGCCGGCAACCTGCCGGGCGTGTCCGAGATCGCACCGCTGCTGATCACGATCAAGCTGGAGGAATTCGACTATGAAGGCGCCACCGCCATCGCGGCGGCGATGCTGCTGCTGTCCTTCGCGCTTCTGCTGGTGATCAATACGTTGCAGGCGCGCCTGCAGCGTACCGGCAAGCGGGCGGGGGGCTAA